GGGGCGATGGTGCAAGCTCTTCGGCACGCTGGAAGTTTTTCGCCAGATCCACCAATTGGTCGGAAGTCCACGTCCAGAACGTGACGACATCACACGTTTCCAGATGCTGACCCACAGGGTGCTCAAGTTGATGGTTGTAAAGCACCACCCACAGATCTAATTTCCGATCCGCCACAGTTAGCTGCTTTTGAATGGTATTCAGCGATTCGACATCGTGGACAGCGACCTTGCCCGTTGCCGGATCGCTGAAAAAATCATCCATCATCACGCCGGTAAAATTCGGGAATTTTGCTGCCAGATTGCGCGCTGCTTCCACTTCGTAATTCTCGGTGGCACCGGCCGCCCCGACGATAGACCAGACTACCTGTTTCAACGGGCGAAACGCTAGCGCGTACTGTTCAAACGGTGGTTGTGGCAGATCATTATAACGCACTAATATGATATTCGGTACGTTAAGATAGAAAGCACCTTCCGCCGGCGTCATTCGTGAAGTAGCGGTCAATCCCCAGTGATCATTGTGGCTACCGGCATGGTGCCCCCAGATCCAGAATTTATCCCTCACAACACCATTTCCCATGACATCGCCTCCTTGAGTTCTCTGTCTCGACTTATCACTTTCTCTAAGAGATGGCGTTGTTTATTTGGCCTTCTTCTGCGCAAAGATAGGATTGTCTAGAAGCGTTTGCACCTCGTAGATCGATCCCGTTCGGTCCGAAGACGGCTGAGGAATGCGAACAGGAGTGGAAACGACACGCGGTTGATTCGTGGGTTCGCCACGCAGCGCGAAGGATTTGAAAACATTCCAATCCCCACCATGTATGGGCCAAGCGTCAAGCGCACAATACTGGAGCAACAGTAGACGGCGGGGGTTGCTGGACTTATTGGGGGCGGAACCGTGCAGCGTGCGAACATGGTGAATCGAAATGCCTCCGGCTTTGACCTGAACGGGAACGGCGTTATCGGAACTAAAATTGGGATCTGTTACCGCACCGACGAAGATACCATTTTGGTGATGGTCATAGGTCGGTCCCTTATGGGAGCCGGGGATAACCATCAGACAACCGTTTTCTAGCGACATATCGTCAATCGCCACACCCACCGCTAGCAGGTCGTCATTGGTATAAGGATAGAACGCCCAATCCTGATGCCATTCGACGGGACTGCCGAATTCAGGGTACTTCATGTTGAGTTTGTGGCCATTATGGCTCACGCCGGGTCCAATCAACTGTTCGACGATATTGAGGATCCGATCGTGGCGTAACGTCTGCTCATAGACGATGTGGTGCATAACGGGATTTTTGATCCGGCGCACGCGCGGGTTTTCCGAAGTATGCCCCGGTTCAAGGTCAAATATATCGGTATGTTCAGTGACCTCACGGGATTTCTCAACAAACTCATCTGTGGCACGCTGAAGGTCAGCAACCTCTTCTGTTGACAGTACATTTTCGACACCGAGATAACCATTTTCGTTGTAAAAGTCAATCTGTTCTTGGGTTAGCATTTGTAGCTCCTTTCAGCTAAACAATGCTTGAGGATAACCGTTCAGTTAGGAGATAGTACAGATTAGTTCTGACCGGCTACGTTGAGATATTTAATTTATTTTACGTTTTACGAATCTGCTCTGGTCGTTAATTCAACTGCGCTGCCGGTCCGAGCGGATGCCATGCCAGCTAACAAAATCTCAGTAACATGACGCGCTGCATAAACGTGCGACAGTGGGGGCTGCTTGCCATCGCGGATACATTCTGCAAAATGCGTGTGCATATCGCCGAGGTCAGCGTCTGAACAATCAATGGCTTTCAGGTCCACCGGCGCTGTTTCGCGGGTGTAAGATGTTGGCGTCCATTGACTCAACGCAGCCCCATCCTCCCCCGGTAGTGTGAGTTTGCCTGCCGTGCCGTGAATGCTTGCACCCCACGTCCGAGCGGGATCACACCAGCTTGTTTCAGCGGTGACGATACCCCCTGATTCCATCTCTAGAACGAGGGTCGCCACATCTTCCAATTCAGTCGGTTTATCAAAGGTAGCTACGAAACCGGTGACACGCTTAAACGTTCCTAGCATTGTGACCAATCCGGAGACAGCATAGACCCCCATATCGAATAGTGCTCCAACGCTCGCTCGTTTGGCATCAAAGAACCAGAGATCGTCATCTTTCTCACCAAAAATGTCTCGAATCTCTGCGTAGTAGATTTCGGGACCGCCGTGACTGCTTCGGAATCGCGCCCCCGAAACCCTGCCAATCGCGCCTTCTGCCAACAATTGACGCGCCTTGCCGATGGAGGCACTTGCGTGAGGGAGACACATCACCGTCAGACGACTTCTTTCTGTCGCTTCCACAAATTGATTAGCTTCGTCCATCTCACCACAAAGTGGCTTCTGCATTAGGACATGCTTCCCTGAATCCAGTGCCTTAACTCCCCAAGACACATGGAGTGGGTGTGGCGTACCAACCAAGATAGCGTCGAGCGAGTCATCTGCGATAATCGAATCGTAGTCCTGCGTCCAGTGAGGGATGTTGAACTGCTCACATTGGTGCTTGAGCCGATGTTCCCGTCTACCACCAAGCACAGCAACCTCGAAGTCCTCTCCGTCAACGAGGGCAGGCAGATGCAGCCGACAAACAATGCCACCCGCACCAATGACACCCAATCTAATTTTCGCCATGTCCGTTCCCCTAATTATCGAAAAAGTCTTCGTCGCCTTCAGGGAGATACTGCCTCGTGGCTTCTTCGTTGAGTTCGACTCCCATGCCGGGCGTGTCCCAAACCTTGATGAATCCATCTTCGACGATAGGATCCGGCAGCCCTTCGACGATATCGTACCACCACTTGGGGTTCCCGGTCGGATACTCGAAGGCGATATAATTCTGGGGCAAGGTCGCCGACACCTGAACGAGGGCAGCCAGACCGATAAGCCCATCGAGTACACCATGGGGTGCCATAAGAATGCCGTGCAGGTCTGCATATTCTGCAACCCACTTCAATTCTGCGATACCACCGATGTCACACGGGTCGGGACCGATTACATCCACGGCTCGCTTCTCGATGAGGTCTTTGAAGTTCTGTCGGAGGTAGATCTGTTCGCCGGTGTGGATCGGTGTCGATGTGCTTTGCGTTACGTCCCGGTAGAGGTCTGCCAGAACATACGGCACATAGTCGCCGGTGATCATGTCTTCAAGCCACATCACGTTTAACGGTTCCACAGCCTTTGCAAGTTTAAGTGCATCAGGGACTGTTAATCCGGGTCATCTCCCAAGGCCTCCTTCATCGCCTGAATACAATCAATTGTATATTTCAACCCACGCTCAGTCAAGACACCACTGGTCCTTGCAAAACGCCCTGGTTGAACTTCACCATAAAAGTAGTCCGGGAACGCACTCGGCATTCCGCTATGAAACGCAATGCCCTGCTTAATAATGGTAAAACCTTCGGGGGAGGCTTTCATTCTTTTCATATTTTCAGCGTGGGCTTCCGGGGAATTTCCGTCCATTGGATACCTGACCGCGCCATTATAGACCCGAACTTTGTCCCGGATTTTACCTCCCAGCAATTTGTAGACCGGAACACCCGCTGCTTTACCGGCAATATCCCAAAGTGCCATCTCTATTGCACTCACTGAGCTGCCCCACGGCTTAAAGCTACCGCCTTTGCGGATCCGCATCATGACCCGTTCCACGTCCGTGGGATCTTCTCCGACTATGAAATCTTTGTAAAACATAATATGAGGCTTCAAGTAGTGTTTACTAGCTTCCACCTCTCCCAACCCGCTGATTCCTTCGTCGGTTGTTATGCGAACCACAGGGTTGGAACCTAATACAGTGCATTTTAAGTCCGTAATTTTCATCGATATGAGTTATCCTTTGGATTTGGTCTGACTTTGTAATACAAAAAGGTAACATTTTACACACGAAAACGGCAAAAATTTCCTATCAAGGGGTAGAGTTAATCGAAAAAGTCTTCGTCGCCTTCAGGAAGATATTGCCTTGTGGCTTCCTCGTTGAGTTCGACACCCATGCCGGGCGTGTCCCAAACGGTGATGAATCCGTCCTGAACGATAGGATCTGGCAGCCCTTCGACGATATCGTACCACCACTTGGGGTTTCCGACCGGACACTCGAAAGCGATATAATTCTGAGGCAAGGTCGCCGACACCTGAACGAGGGCAGCAAGACCGATGAGTCCAATGAATATCCCGTGGGGTGCCATAAGAATGCCGTGCATGTCTGCATATTCCGCAACCCACTTCAGTTCTGCGATACCACCGATATCACCTGGATCGGGACCGATTACATCCACAGCACGTTTCTCGATTAGGTCTTTGAAGTTCTGTCGGAGATAGATCTGCTCGCCGGTGTGGATGGGTGTCGATGTGCTTTGCGTTACGTCTCGGTAAAGATCCGCTAAAACGTACGGCACATAGTCCCCAGTAATCATGTCTTCAAGCCACATCACGTTTAACGGTTCCACAGCCTGCGCAAGCCTTATCGCGTCGGGAACTGTCAATCCGGGTCCACAGTCCAAAGCGAGTCCGACATCGTCGCCTAAAACATCCTTCATCGCCTGAATACAATCAATTGTATATTTCAACCCGCACTCAGTCAAGGGACCGCTGGTCCTTGCAAAACGCCCTGTCTGCACTTCACCGTAGAAGTAATCCGGCACCTGACTTGGCATTTCGCTATGGAATGCAACTCCCTGCTTAATAATGGTGAAACCTTCGGGGGAGGCTTTCATCTTTTCCATATTCGCAGCGTAGGCTTCCGGGGACTTTCCGTCCATTGGAAACCTGACCGCACCATTATAGACCCGAACTTTGTCCCGGATTTTGCCACCCAGCAGCTTGTAGACCGGAACACCCGCTGCCTTGCCGGCGATGTCCCAGAGTGCCATCTCTATCGTACTTACTGAAGTGCCCCACGGCTTAAAACTACCGCCTTTGCGGATCCGCATCATGACCTGTTCCACGTCCGTAGGATCTTCCCCGACTATGAAATCCTTGTAAAACATAATATGAGGTTTCAGGTAGTGTTTTCTACCCGCTACCTGTCCCAGCCCACTGATTCCTTCGTCGGTTGTTATGCGAACCACAGGATTGGTGCCCAAGACAGTGCATTTAAGGTCCGTAATTTTCATTGAAATAAGTTGTGCCTTGGATTTGGTCTAACCCTCTGCAATCCTACCAGTCACTCGGAATTCGTGCATGTTCGGTGTAGGACTTAACGATGTTAATAATAAGCGCGATATCGTTTCGGGCATCAACAACCGATGTACGACAGGGGATTCCCTCGGTGATGCACGCATGGAAATGGCGGATTTCACGACTGAACGCGCTCTCCCACACTATTGCAGGCTCCTTCAGAACCGTTGTGCCGTCCGCTTCGATCTCATGCACCGTGACGGTAGAGAGGATGCCGCGCGAAAACCCTGTGGGGTATTTGACAATCACACGCTTGGTATCGCCGTAAACCTCCAGCGTTTCCTTGAAGTCCCACAAGCCGGGGATAGCTGCCCACGTATAAACGAGGCGTACTTCGTTTGGATATTCAAGTATCGTAGTGATACCGCGCCCGCCGTTCCACAACTCAGTACTGGCTACCGCCTCCGGCACACCAAGCAGGGCACGGAAGCCGTAGAGATCATGGATGCCGCTGCCTGAGAGTGTAGAGAAGGCACTCCCAGCATCGCCAGATATATCTCCGATAGCATCGTGGCGCGCTTTCGCTCCATCTTCACCCGCCTCAACCATCGCATCTGGTGGAATGTCATCGAACCGCTTGATTCGGAAATTTTGGAGATGCAGCTCGTTGCCACAGTGGAGGTGGTTTGCCTGAACAAACCGGACATCGTCCATCGTATCGACCTCACGTTTTGCTAACTCAAACGCGGGATCGTGCACTTTCATGTAGCCCGCTTGACCAACCTTGCCCGATGCCTGACACGCAGCACCGATAGCATCCGCTTCCTGAATAGAGAAACACATCGGTTTCTCAATGAAGACATGCTTGCCTGCATTGAACGCTGCCACGGCGACTCTCGTCTTTGGATCAGAGTGGCAGAGCAGCACCGCATCTACATCGGATGCGAGGAGATCGCGATAATCCGTCACGTAGCGAGGGATACTGAAGGTCTCGGCAACATACGCTGCAGCACCCTGCGACACATCGCAGACGATAGGCACCTCAAATTCGTCCTGAAGTGCTTTTAAGTTGGGTAGATGATGGACCTGAGCAATTGCCCCACAGCCAATAACACCGATACGGACTTTTTTCATAAAATACTCCTATTGCAAATTTGATTACAGATGAAACATAGTACGTGAAACATAAAAATAATATTTTAACGCAATGGCGCAAAGACACAACGGCGCAAAGATTTCTCTTCTTTTCTCTGCGTCATATCGTGCTTGCGTTCCTTTTTTCTTTTTATTCTGTTAATCCTTTAATCCTGAAAATCCTGATTCAGACAGCACGGCANNCCACACTGCTGCTCAACCTCTCGGATGGTAATTTCGGTGGTGAAAAGCTGGTCGAGGGTATCCGGGAACTCCACCCCTGTAGTCGCATCACGAAGTAGGACAATGTTATACCCCCGCCGAGTCATCGCACGGATGCCGTAGTCACGACCAACGACGCACCAGTTGGTAGCAAAGCCGACATAGATCAGGTGTAAGATGCCGCGCTCCTTCGCGAGTTCATGCAGTTGTTCCCCCGTTGCGATCACAAAGTCCTCGTCTTGTACTTCGATTGCCGGGGACATCCCCAATTTGTCTGAAAGGCTATCCCAATGGATACCAATACTCGGAGGCTGACTGCGCGGTCCCCGATAGGCAGCGTATTCGCCAGTCCGGCTCCGAAACTCCGGCGGGGGCCAATCGGGCGGAGACTGGACTTCGGGAGGGGTATGTCGATCAAGTTGAGGGAATTGTCCGGCAACCTCCGGGCAGGGGGCATGCACAATTGTCAATCCCGCCTCACGGGCGGCGTTCAGCGCAGGAACGATTGCGTTGACCGTCACGTCTTTCGCCCGTTCAATCCAACTCTCAATGAAATGTACGTTCCAGACATCAACCAGCACAAACGCAGTTTGTTCAACAGACAGCGGCATCGTGATTTCGCGTCGGATGAAGTTTTCCTCGCGACATGGCACCTCTATGGGGGTGCTGTCCTGAAAATATCGGACACGCAGATCCAGCGTTCGCATATTTCAATTCCTTTTTGGGGTTCGCTTGGCAACCAACTTTACCCCGATACGAGATCGGGATTAAGAAACCCCGATAAATCGGGACTAAGAAGCATGCGCTCACTCCAAGCGGTAGGTAGTTGAGGAGGGCGGGGTTCGGAGGTGGGAGGTGATAAAATAGATATAACCTTGCGAAGGTTTTTGAAACCCTCGCAAGGTTTGGGTTGATTCAAAAAAAATTAACGGAGTGCTACCTGCTAAAATTCTCTCGAGTATTTCGACTCTTGATGGCACCCCAAGTTGTGGTAGCTTTGCCTTTCGGGCTAACAGCAAGTGCACCTGCCTCAAGTCCATCGTCCATGATGGTCCGAATTTCGTCTTCACTCAATGCACGATCGAGCAGCGCGACATCGTCCATGAGCCCGTTAAAATTACCGGTATCATTCGGACGGGTACCAATGATGAATGGATCTCCGGCTGCCTTGAGGTCTGGCAGTGCGTTACACGGGTCGTCACCATTTGGGCTATCCCCATCGAAACATTTGTCGAGTCCTTTTCTGCCATCGGTGTAAACGAGCAAAGACGGTTGTTTCCATAGCCCAACGACATGATGCCACACGTCATCCGTTAGCTTGTCGCGTGGTGCTGGAGCATCAGCCCACTTGCAACACCCATCGGCACCGAAAACGATACGCCCTGTCTCTCCTGCGCCGAAGTTAAGTTCCCAGACGATATTCCGGCTCCCGTCTCCGCCCGGAAACGATTCGTTTGAAAACATACGTTGATTCAAGTTGGGGGTAGATTGTGCCTTAACCCACAAGGATATGGTAAACTCGTNNNNNNNNNNNNNNNNNNNNNNNNNNNNNNNNNNNNNNNNNNNNGCGCCCCTCCAAATTTACCTGGTTCTCTGGTTACACCACCTGCGGTGATGTTATTGATTGTACCGTCTGCGTGGTGGCCACTTGCATCAACGATTGCAGCGCCATCTGCCTCATCAAAGAGCCAGATGCCTACAATGTCCTCGTCGGCAAGTTCAATTTTGGTATACCCTGGATGCGTGAAAATCAGTCCAAGGGCAACGAGACTGACACACACCAAGGTCGATTTTAACACCGTGTTCATTCGTGGACCTCCTGATATTTACGAGTCGATGCTGAGTCGTTCCAGCAGAATCAAGAATTTGGCGGCACACTGCCGCTCTGTCTAATTTATAATATTAGCATTTTTCACAAATTATTGCAACCACTTTTTGATCTCATTATTCGTTGAGCTCTGTAATTTCGATAATTTGATTGACTGACATCGCTTTCATCTGATAAACATGCCCACTCGGAAACCTTACGCTGATTTTATCAATGACCGTGTGATCCCCTAAACCGAAATGAAGAGCAAGTGCATTTTGGCAAAGGTAACCGGAGCCACTTTTCACCTCAGCCATCTGTGAAAACTCCCCGGTAACGACTTCGACCCGCGCCCCGATTCCCGCCCGGTTACTTGTAGTTCCACGGAGGTGCACTTTCACCCAATTGTTCTTGTTTCCGCCGTCGTTCCTGAGCAGTTGTGGATTACCATCGCTATTGGTGACCAATATATCTATGTCGCCATCATTATCATAATCTCCAAACGCAGCCCCCCGGCTGGGTGCTCTTTGGGACAGATCGAGGCCGGTATTGGTAGTGACCTCTTGAAAAACGCCACCCCCTAGATTCCTGAAAAGGTGATTGATCTGCGCGTAAGTCGTTTCAGGATTGAACTTTTCGACATTGCCGAAGATATGCCCGTTGGCGATAAATATATCCTTGGCACCGTCGTTATCATAGTCGAAGAAACAGACACCCCACCCCAAGGATGCGTAAGTGCTTTCTCCGGTTCCAGA
This Candidatus Poribacteria bacterium DNA region includes the following protein-coding sequences:
- a CDS encoding phytanoyl-CoA dioxygenase family protein, which translates into the protein MLTQEQIDFYNENGYLGVENVLSTEEVADLQRATDEFVEKSREVTEHTDIFDLEPGHTSENPRVRRIKNPVMHHIVYEQTLRHDRILNIVEQLIGPGVSHNGHKLNMKYPEFGSPVEWHQDWAFYPYTNDDLLAVGVAIDDMSLENGCLMVIPGSHKGPTYDHHQNGIFVGAVTDPNFSSDNAVPVQVKAGGISIHHVRTLHGSAPNKSSNPRRLLLLQYCALDAWPIHGGDWNVFKSFALRGEPTNQPRVVSTPVRIPQPSSDRTGSIYEVQTLLDNPIFAQKKAK
- a CDS encoding Gfo/Idh/MocA family oxidoreductase, producing MKKVRIGVIGCGAIAQVHHLPNLKALQDEFEVPIVCDVSQGAAAYVAETFSIPRYVTDYRDLLASDVDAVLLCHSDPKTRVAVAAFNAGKHVFIEKPMCFSIQEADAIGAACQASGKVGQAGYMKVHDPAFELAKREVDTMDDVRFVQANHLHCGNELHLQNFRIKRFDDIPPDAMVEAGEDGAKARHDAIGDISGDAGSAFSTLSGSGIHDLYGFRALLGVPEAVASTELWNGGRGITTILEYPNEVRLVYTWAAIPGLWDFKETLEVYGDTKRVIVKYPTGFSRGILSTVTVHEIEADGTTVLKEPAIVWESAFSREIRHFHACITEGIPCRTSVVDARNDIALIINIVKSYTEHARIPSDW
- a CDS encoding mandelate racemase/muconate lactonizing enzyme family protein; translated protein: MKITDLKCTVLGTNPVVRITTDEGISGLGQVAGRKHYLKPHIMFYKDFIVGEDPTDVEQVMMRIRKGGSFKPWGTSVSTIEMALWDIAGKAAGVPVYKLLGGKIRDKVRVYNGAVRFPMDGKSPEAYAANMEKMKASPEGFTIIKQGVAFHSEMPSQVPDYFYGEVQTGRFARTSGPLTECGLKYTIDCIQAMKDVLGDDVGLALDCGPGLTVPDAIRLAQAVEPLNVMWLEDMITGDYVPYVLADLYRDVTQSTSTPIHTGEQIYLRQNFKDLIEKRAVDVIGPDPGDIGGIAELKWVAEYADMHGILMAPHGIFIGLIGLAALVQVSATLPQNYIAFECPVGNPKWWYDIVEGLPDPIVQDGFITVWDTPGMGVELNEEATRQYLPEGDEDFFD
- a CDS encoding LamG domain-containing protein; its protein translation is EFTISLWVKAQSTPNLNQRMFSNESFPGGDGSRNIVWELNFGAGETGRIVFGADGCCKWADAPAPRDKLTDDVWHHVVGLWKQPSLLVYTDGRKGLDKCFDGDSPNGDDPCNALPDLKAAGDPFIIGTRPNDTGNFNGLMDDVALLDRALSEDEIRTIMDDGLEAGALAVSPKGKATTTWGAIKSRNTRENFSR
- a CDS encoding Gfo/Idh/MocA family oxidoreductase, whose product is MAKIRLGVIGAGGIVCRLHLPALVDGEDFEVAVLGGRREHRLKHQCEQFNIPHWTQDYDSIIADDSLDAILVGTPHPLHVSWGVKALDSGKHVLMQKPLCGEMDEANQFVEATERSRLTVMCLPHASASIGKARQLLAEGAIGRVSGARFRSSHGGPEIYYAEIRDIFGEKDDDLWFFDAKRASVGALFDMGVYAVSGLVTMLGTFKRVTGFVATFDKPTELEDVATLVLEMESGGIVTAETSWCDPARTWGASIHGTAGKLTLPGEDGAALSQWTPTSYTRETAPVDLKAIDCSDADLGDMHTHFAECIRDGKQPPLSHVYAARHVTEILLAGMASARTGSAVELTTRADS